The Aggregicoccus sp. 17bor-14 genome contains the following window.
TGGACGCCTCTCGCCGCATTGCCGGCGAGGCCTCCTATGACCCATTCGGCCGTCCGAACCGGGTGGCGCTACACGCAGGCACGCCGCACCCGTACGTCGATGGCCAGGACGTGCAGTTGGCCGCTTGGACGCAGGTTCCGGGCCCTGGCATGGTCACGCGCCATCGCGCCCGCTTCCACCGACTCGAGACGGACGCGGCCGGAGGCGACGCCGTGTACTTCACGGATGGCGTCGGAGGAGCCACCCTGGGCAGCCCGAAGGCGGACGAGGCCTCCGGCCTGTGGTCGGGCTGGCTCTCGCCTGCGGGAGGACAGGTGGTAACGCGCTTCCGGGCGAATGCCGCCGGACGAGGAGGGGCCAATGCGGCGTTCGGTGCAGACCTTGAAGGCTATGAGTTCCAGCGCTACCAATTGGGAGCGCAACCATTCTGGACGCCGCTACGCTTTCCGGGCCAGTACGCCGACGCCGAGACGGATCTCTTTGAGAACTGGAACCGTTACTACGACGCGAGCACGGGGCGGTACCTGCAGCCGGAGCCAATGCTTGCGCGACCAGAGTACGTGAGGGCCATGACCGAGCGAGGTCTCAGTGTGCCAGCTTATGCCTACGCATTGAACAACCCGTTTCATTGGACGGACCGGAACGGGCTGGAGGTGCAGAACAACTCCCCCAACGCGGTCTTTATCAAGGGTGAACACGATGAGACCTACTGCCTGGCTCCTGGCGACACGTTCCCCGGAAAGCAGGACGGGGTCTACGGGCCTGACGGAACCATCTACAAGACCACCGATGGTGTGGATGCTATCGTCAACCCCGACGGCTCAATTGATACCTTTGGCGGTTCAGCGATCGGGCAGGCGCTCCATCCGTATACAGGCGGAATGTGGGAGGGCTGGCCTCGCCAGCGTTTCTTCACGTGGAGGCATCCGGACTGGCCTGCACCGAACGCTTCGGGACCCAGTGCCTGTCAGCAGAAGAGGGTGAGCCAGTGCAGACCATGAGATTGATCTGGAAGAGCCGTCTCGGCCGGGTTGCCGTGGTGGTTGGCGTCCTCACTGCTTCACTAGCTGTACTGCAGTTCGTGCTGCTCGATGGGCTGGACGGATTCTGTTGGTCGATGTTTGTCCAGACAGACACGGAGTACACACCGAGGTACTCCGACGCTGGCTTTCGAAGTGTAACTAACGGCGACGACAAACGCGCAGTGATTGACAAGCTCGGAGAGCCATTCAGCCGGCAGGTCGTTGAACGCCCGGGTTGGCCCCGGCCGGTCGAGTACTGGCTCTACTCCCGCAGTCCAACAAGTGGAAGCTATCGTAGGCGGCAGGTTCTCTTTGACGTGGACGGCCGAGTCATCGACAAGCACAGCTTCTTAGACGTGGACTAAACGGACAGGAGTGTTCGTGCCAGCGGTCGATCGTAGACCTAGCCAATTCTCATTGCAGACAGCCGAGCGGGGCACGGACCCCGCTTGAGACGACGCAGCGAAGAAGACCCGGCGAACTCTTGCCGCGCTTCCTAGATGAGAAAATCTTGAACCTTGATTTGGAGCGCCTTGGGCCGACGGGCGAAGACCTCGCGGTGGAGGCGATTCGCGATGCCGCATGGGCACGTAGAACGATTTAGTTGAGCATCGCTACAAGCACTCACCCGATGCAGACAACCTGCTGAAGCGCTGTGTCGACATTTTCCGCACCGATGAGGCGTACACTTGGCCTCACCCGAATAAGTGGTTGAGG
Protein-coding sequences here:
- a CDS encoding RHS repeat-associated core domain-containing protein; amino-acid sequence: MDAGFARKSDWTSDCNREGEAAACGVYFPVTDHIGKPVLMLDASRRIAGEASYDPFGRPNRVALHAGTPHPYVDGQDVQLAAWTQVPGPGMVTRHRARFHRLETDAAGGDAVYFTDGVGGATLGSPKADEASGLWSGWLSPAGGQVVTRFRANAAGRGGANAAFGADLEGYEFQRYQLGAQPFWTPLRFPGQYADAETDLFENWNRYYDASTGRYLQPEPMLARPEYVRAMTERGLSVPAYAYALNNPFHWTDRNGLEVQNNSPNAVFIKGEHDETYCLAPGDTFPGKQDGVYGPDGTIYKTTDGVDAIVNPDGSIDTFGGSAIGQALHPYTGGMWEGWPRQRFFTWRHPDWPAPNASGPSACQQKRVSQCRP